One genomic window of Hemitrygon akajei chromosome 1, sHemAka1.3, whole genome shotgun sequence includes the following:
- the LOC140730643 gene encoding zinc finger protein 706 isoform X2: MARGHQKFQSQQRNAKKQAEQKKRTGHDQKTAAKAALVYTCSVCRTQMPDPKTFKQHFENKHPKAPMPAELVDVQA, encoded by the exons ATGGCCCGTGGGCATCAGAAGTTTCAATCCCAGCAGCGGAATGCAAAGAAGCAAGCTGAACAGAAAAAACGAACCGGACATGATCAGAAGACCGCTGCGAAAGCTGCTCTTGTCTACACCTGTTCTGTCTGTAGG ACCCAGATGCCAGATCCCAAAACGTTTAAGCAGCACTTTGAGAACAAGCATCCTAAAGCACCAATGCCAGCAGAACTTGTTGATGTACAGGCATAG